A window of Ictidomys tridecemlineatus isolate mIctTri1 chromosome 15, mIctTri1.hap1, whole genome shotgun sequence contains these coding sequences:
- the Znf319 gene encoding zinc finger protein 319, whose product MSESWQQPPQTQPQQPQPPQPQHHAEPPPALAEHALPPGTAENPLGCAVYGILLQPDTGLQPPQHAPLQAAGEPGPKCGVCGHDLAHLTSPHEHQCLAGHDRSFQCTQCLKIFHQATDLLEHQCVQAEQKPFVCGVCKMGFSLLTSLAQHHSAHSGLVKCSICEKTYKPAEAAEPATAAAPSLPPTAPPPTVAPTEQADKPYSCPICQKPFKHLSELSRHERIHTGEKPYKCTLCDKSFSQSSHLVHHKRTHSSERPYKCAVCEKTFKHRSHLVRHMYAHSGEHHLFRCNVCELHFKESSELLQHPCTPSGERPFRCGECQKAFKRPSDLRQHERTHSAERPFKCDLCPMGFKQQYALMRHRRTHKTEEPFKCGLCEKGFGQPSHLLYHQHVHTLETLFKCPMCQKGFDQSAELLRHKCLPGAAERPFKCPVCNKAYKRASALQKHQLAHCTAAEKPLRCTLCERRFFSSSEFVQHRCDPAREKPLKCPDCEKRFKYASDLQRHRRVHTGEKPYKCPNCDKAFKQREHLNKHQGVHAREQQFKCVWCGERFLDVALLQEHSAQHSAAAAAAEGAYQVAACLP is encoded by the coding sequence ATGTCGGAAAGCTGGCAGCAGCCGCCTCAGACACAGCCGCAGCAGCCCCAGCCACCCCAACCTCAGCACCATGCCGAGCCCCCACCGGCCCTGGCAGAGCATGCGCTGCCCCCTGGTACTGCTGAGAACCCCCTGGGCTGTGCGGTCTATGGCATCCTCCTGCAGCCAGACACGGGCCTGCAGCCTCCACAACATGCACCCCTGCAGGCAGCCGGGGAGCCAGGACCCAAATGCGGTGTGTGTGGTCACGACCTGGCACACCTGACTAGCCCTCATGAACACCAGTGCCTGGCGGGCCACGACCGCTCATTCCAGTGCACGCAGTGTCTCAAGATCTTCCACCAGGCCACTGACCTGCTGGAGCACCAGTGCGTGCAGGCCGAGCAGAAGCCTTTCGTCTGCGGAGTGTGCAAGATGGGCTTTTCCCTGCTCACCTCGCTGGCACAGCACCACAGCGCGCACAGTGGCCTCGTGAAGTGTTCTATCTGTGAGAAGACCTATAAGCCAGCCGAGGCCGCAGAGCCTGCCACTGCTGCTGCCCCATCACTTCCGCCAACTGCCCCGCCTCCTACTGTCGCCCCTACAGAACAGGCTGATAAACCCTACAGCTGTCCCATCTGCCAGAAGCCCTTCAAGCACCTGTCGGAGCTCTCCAGGCATGAGCGGATCCACACAGGTGAGAAGCCGTACAAGTGCACGCTGTGTGACAAGAGTTTCAGCCAGTCGTCCCACCTGGTGCACCACAAGCGCACGCACAGCTCTGAGCGGCCCTACAAGTGCGCGGTCTGCGAGAAGACCTTCAAGCACCGCTCTCACCTGGTGCGCCACATGTACGCGCACTCCGGCGAGCACCACCTGTTCCGCTGTAATGTGTGCGAGCTGCACTTCAAGGAGTCCTCGGAGCTGCTGCAGCACCCCTGCACTCCAAGTGGCGAGCGGCCCTTCCGCTGCGGCGAGTGCCAGAAGGCCTTCAAGCGGCCCTCGGACTTGAGGCAGCACGAGCGCACACACAGTGCCGAGCGCCCCTTCAAGTGCGACCTGTGCCCCATGGGCTTCAAGCAGCAGTATGCGCTGATGCGGCACCGGCGTACACACAAGACGGAGGAGCCCTTCAAGTGCGGGCTATGCGAGAAGGGCTTCGGGCAGCCCAGCCATCTGCTCTACCACCAGCACGTGCACACCCTCGAGACTCTCTTCAAGTGTCCCATGTGCCAGAAGGGCTTCGACCAGTCGGCAGAGCTGCTACGGCACAAGTGCCTGCCCGGCGCAGCCGAGCGGCCCTTCAAGTGCCCTGTGTGCAACAAAGCCTACAAGAGGGCGTCGGCCCTGCAGAAGCACCAGCTGGCGCACTGCACCGCGGCCGAGAAGCCCCTGCGCTGCACCCTGTGTGAGCGCCGATTCTTCTCTTCCTCCGAATTTGTGCAGCACCGCTGCGACCCAGCCCGAGAGAAGCCACTGAAGTGCCCAGACTGTGAGAAGCGCTTCAAATACGCGTCAGACCTGCAGCGGCACCGGCGGGTGCACACGGgcgagaagccctacaagtgccCCAACTGCGACAAGGCCTTCAAGCAGCGGGAGCATCTTAACAAGCACCAGGGTGTCCACGCCCGAGAGCAGCAGTTCAAGTGCGTGTGGTGTGGCGAGCGCTTCCTGGATGTGGCCCTGCTGCAGGAGCACAGTGCACAGCACAGTGCTGCCGCTGCAGCTGCCGAGGGCGCCTACCAGGTGGCCGCCTGCCTACCCTGA